The following proteins are encoded in a genomic region of Actinomadura sp. NAK00032:
- the ccsB gene encoding c-type cytochrome biogenesis protein CcsB: protein MSTADLANLSDKLMLTTVVMYVVAMVAYAADLGFGRRRVAQAPVAEAAEAPAKVLVGAAGAEAVTGDGAASTADADAADAGEPGRVRADWARLAILLNVLGWGAHLGVLVSRGLAANRWPWGNMYEFLTAIAFAAVTAFLVVLIRYRARFLGAFVMIAAAVALGVANIWLYDSVGPVTAALNSYWIALHVTAAIIATGAFTVAGAATLLYLLKDRAQTRGGAAAGGVLARLPSTDGLDRLSMRVTTFAFPIWTAAIIMGAIWADQAWGRYWGWDPKEIWSFITWIIYAAYLHARATAGWKGRKAAVLSLVAFAALMFNFFGVNYMFSGLHSYA, encoded by the coding sequence GTGAGCACTGCCGACCTCGCGAACCTGAGCGACAAGCTCATGCTGACGACCGTCGTGATGTACGTCGTCGCGATGGTCGCCTACGCCGCGGACCTGGGCTTCGGCCGTCGCCGCGTGGCGCAGGCCCCGGTGGCCGAGGCGGCGGAGGCGCCGGCGAAGGTGCTGGTCGGCGCCGCGGGCGCCGAGGCCGTCACCGGTGACGGAGCCGCCTCCACGGCCGATGCCGACGCCGCCGACGCGGGCGAGCCCGGCCGTGTCCGCGCCGACTGGGCGCGGCTCGCGATCCTGCTGAACGTCCTCGGCTGGGGCGCGCACCTCGGCGTGCTGGTGTCCCGCGGCCTGGCCGCGAACCGGTGGCCGTGGGGCAACATGTACGAGTTCCTCACCGCGATCGCGTTCGCCGCCGTCACCGCCTTCCTGGTCGTGCTGATCCGCTACCGGGCGCGCTTCCTCGGCGCGTTCGTCATGATCGCCGCGGCCGTCGCGCTCGGCGTCGCGAACATCTGGCTCTACGACTCGGTCGGCCCGGTCACCGCCGCGCTCAACTCCTACTGGATCGCCCTGCACGTGACCGCCGCGATCATCGCGACCGGCGCGTTCACCGTCGCGGGCGCCGCGACCCTGCTCTACCTGCTGAAGGACCGCGCGCAGACGCGTGGCGGCGCCGCGGCGGGCGGCGTGCTGGCGCGGCTCCCGTCGACCGACGGCCTGGACCGGCTGTCCATGCGCGTCACGACGTTCGCCTTCCCGATCTGGACCGCCGCCATCATCATGGGCGCGATCTGGGCCGACCAGGCGTGGGGCCGCTACTGGGGCTGGGACCCCAAGGAGATCTGGTCCTTCATCACCTGGATCATCTACGCCGCCTACCTGCACGCCCGCGCCACCGCCGGGTGGAAGGGCCGCAAGGCCGCGGTCCTGTCGCTGGTCGCGTTCGCCGCGCTGATGTTCAACTTCTTCGGCGTGAACTACATGTTCTCGGGCCTGCACTCCTACGCCTGA
- a CDS encoding TlpA disulfide reductase family protein gives MSPRVSPLRAAAAAVALAGLLAGCAGTSASGSGPDGGDNRFIAGDGNITEYKPAGRKALPDVAGQRLDGKAFHLSEFKGRVVVVNFWASWCAPCRGEAPSLEQVYTENKAKGVEFLGVNFKDSKANAQAFERKFKVTYPSLFDADGQVTLAFREVPPSAIPSTLVLDRQGRVAARIIGATTYSKLNPLVAKVVQEK, from the coding sequence TTGAGCCCCCGAGTCTCCCCGCTGCGCGCCGCCGCCGCTGCCGTCGCGCTCGCCGGCCTGCTGGCCGGCTGTGCCGGGACCAGCGCCTCCGGGAGCGGGCCGGACGGCGGCGACAACCGCTTCATCGCCGGCGACGGCAACATCACCGAGTACAAGCCCGCCGGCCGCAAGGCCCTCCCGGACGTCGCCGGGCAGCGCCTCGACGGCAAGGCGTTCCACCTGTCGGAGTTCAAGGGCAGGGTCGTCGTCGTCAACTTCTGGGCGTCGTGGTGCGCGCCGTGCCGCGGCGAGGCGCCGTCGCTGGAGCAGGTCTACACCGAGAACAAGGCCAAGGGCGTCGAGTTCCTCGGCGTCAACTTCAAGGACTCCAAGGCCAACGCCCAGGCGTTCGAGCGCAAGTTCAAGGTGACCTACCCGAGCCTGTTCGACGCCGACGGCCAGGTCACACTGGCGTTCCGCGAGGTGCCACCGAGCGCGATCCCGAGCACCCTCGTCCTCGACCGGCAGGGCCGCGTCGCCGCCCGCATCATCGGCGCGACGACGTACTCCAAGCTGAACCCGCTGGTCGCCAAGGTCGTCCAGGAAAAGTGA
- a CDS encoding cytochrome c biogenesis CcdA family protein: protein MSTVSETVVGGSLVAAAPLAALAGLVSFASPCILPLVPGYLSYVTGMTGADLAEQRRGRLVTGALLFIAGFSVVFVSYGAVFGGLGRWLLEYQDTITRVLGVVTIVFGLAFMGLIPGLQRTVKSGRLPAAGLAGAPLLGVLFGLGWTPCIGPTLGAVQGLAITEASAGRGALLSLAYCVGLGLPFVLTAIAYRRALGAFGAVKRHYPLVMRIGGGMLVLIGVLLVSGLWGDLTIELKSWISGFEPVI from the coding sequence GTGAGTACGGTCAGCGAGACGGTGGTCGGCGGGTCGCTGGTGGCGGCGGCGCCGCTCGCCGCGCTCGCCGGGCTCGTCTCGTTCGCCTCGCCGTGCATCCTGCCGCTGGTCCCCGGCTACCTGTCGTACGTGACCGGGATGACCGGCGCCGACCTCGCCGAGCAGCGCCGCGGGCGGCTCGTCACCGGGGCGCTGCTGTTCATCGCGGGCTTCAGCGTCGTGTTCGTCAGCTACGGCGCCGTCTTCGGCGGGCTCGGCCGGTGGCTGCTGGAGTACCAGGACACGATCACCCGCGTGCTCGGCGTCGTCACGATCGTGTTCGGGCTCGCGTTCATGGGGCTCATCCCCGGCCTTCAGCGCACCGTGAAGTCGGGTCGGCTCCCGGCGGCGGGGCTGGCCGGTGCGCCGCTGCTCGGCGTCCTGTTCGGGCTCGGCTGGACGCCCTGCATCGGGCCGACGCTCGGCGCCGTGCAGGGCCTAGCGATCACCGAGGCCAGCGCGGGACGGGGCGCGCTGCTGTCGCTGGCGTACTGTGTCGGGCTCGGCCTCCCGTTCGTGCTCACGGCGATCGCCTACCGCAGGGCGCTCGGCGCGTTCGGCGCCGTGAAGCGCCACTACCCCCTGGTCATGCGGATCGGCGGGGGGATGCTCGTCCTCATCGGGGTGCTGCTGGTGAGCGGCCTGTGGGGTGACCTGACCATCGAGCTGAAGTCGTGGATCAGCGGCTTCGAACCGGTGATTTGA
- a CDS encoding threonine/serine dehydratase, translated as MSDLVSLPEIERAAERVAGVAVRTPLVPFPRDPAPAAGEPELLVKAESLQPIGAFKVRGAYAAITSLPEEQRAAGVVTHSSGNHAQAVAYAARSLGIRAVLVMPHTTPAVKVERCIALGAEVVYVEPTGQARAETAGKLAAAHGFTLIPPYDDARVIAGQGTVGLEIVQDRPDVDVVLVPISGGGLIAGVAAAVKALRPEAKVIGVEPALAADARESLAVGRPVTWDAERTGRTLADALRVQRVGDLPFAHLRALVDGVVTVTEDEIRRAMRRLAREARLIAEPGGAVATAAYLERRAELPAGRTYVSVLSGGNVDPALLLDVLR; from the coding sequence ATGTCCGATCTTGTTTCGCTGCCGGAGATCGAGCGGGCCGCCGAGCGCGTCGCGGGCGTCGCCGTCCGGACCCCGCTCGTCCCGTTCCCCCGCGACCCCGCCCCGGCGGCCGGCGAGCCGGAGCTGCTGGTGAAGGCCGAGTCGCTGCAGCCGATCGGCGCCTTCAAGGTGCGCGGCGCCTACGCCGCCATCACCTCCCTCCCCGAGGAGCAGCGCGCGGCCGGCGTCGTGACGCACTCCAGCGGCAACCACGCGCAGGCCGTCGCCTACGCCGCCCGCTCCCTCGGCATCAGGGCCGTCCTGGTCATGCCGCACACCACCCCGGCGGTGAAGGTCGAGCGGTGCATCGCGCTCGGCGCCGAGGTCGTCTACGTCGAGCCGACCGGGCAGGCCCGCGCCGAGACCGCCGGCAAGCTCGCCGCCGCGCACGGCTTCACGCTGATCCCGCCCTACGACGACGCGCGCGTCATCGCCGGGCAGGGCACGGTCGGGCTGGAGATCGTCCAGGACCGCCCGGACGTCGACGTCGTGCTCGTCCCGATCAGCGGCGGCGGCCTCATCGCGGGCGTCGCCGCCGCCGTCAAGGCGCTGCGCCCCGAGGCGAAGGTCATCGGCGTCGAGCCCGCGCTGGCCGCCGACGCCCGCGAGTCGCTGGCGGTGGGACGCCCCGTCACCTGGGACGCCGAGAGGACCGGCCGCACCCTCGCCGACGCGCTGCGCGTCCAGCGGGTCGGCGACCTGCCGTTCGCGCACCTGCGCGCCCTCGTGGACGGCGTCGTCACCGTGACCGAGGACGAGATCCGCCGCGCGATGCGCCGGCTGGCCCGCGAGGCCCGCCTGATCGCCGAGCCGGGCGGCGCCGTCGCCACCGCCGCCTACCTGGAGCGCCGCGCCGAACTCCCCGCCGGACGCACCTACGTCTCCGTCCTGTCCGGCGGCAACGTCGACCCGGCGCTCCTCCTCGACGTCCTGAGGTGA
- a CDS encoding dihydrodipicolinate synthase family protein: MHGMHASLVTPFTRSGEVDAASLERLAVHCLANGVDGLVALGTTGEAAMLTAEEQRTVLDVCRGVARQSGVPLIVGAGTMGTADSVRQARERAAFADALLVVVPYYLRPSDEAVVEHFAAIGAAVDVPLVPYNIPYRTGKALPAETLLRILALDRVAGMKHCAGGIDHDTLAMLASNPGKAVLCGDDAYIYPMLRLGASGGIAACACLAPSAYAAMAHGDGTDALKLHNALLPMADALFSEPAPAVLKACLAEVGLIDDPAVRAPLRAPRPESVAAAMAAFQALQAL; encoded by the coding sequence ATGCACGGAATGCACGCTTCGCTCGTCACGCCCTTCACCCGCTCCGGCGAGGTGGACGCCGCGTCGCTCGAACGCCTCGCCGTCCACTGCCTGGCGAACGGCGTGGACGGCCTGGTCGCGCTGGGCACCACCGGTGAGGCCGCGATGCTCACGGCCGAGGAGCAGCGGACCGTCCTGGACGTGTGCCGGGGCGTCGCCCGGCAGTCGGGCGTGCCGCTGATCGTCGGCGCCGGGACGATGGGGACGGCCGACTCGGTCCGGCAGGCCCGCGAGCGCGCCGCGTTCGCCGACGCGCTGCTGGTCGTCGTCCCGTACTACCTGCGCCCGTCGGACGAGGCCGTCGTCGAGCACTTCGCCGCGATCGGCGCGGCCGTGGACGTCCCCCTCGTGCCGTACAACATCCCGTACCGGACGGGTAAGGCCCTGCCCGCCGAGACCCTCCTGCGGATCCTCGCGCTCGACCGCGTCGCCGGGATGAAGCACTGCGCGGGCGGCATCGACCACGACACGCTGGCCATGCTGGCGTCCAACCCGGGCAAGGCGGTCCTCTGCGGCGACGACGCGTACATCTACCCGATGCTGCGGCTCGGCGCGTCCGGGGGCATCGCCGCGTGCGCGTGCCTCGCACCGTCCGCCTACGCGGCGATGGCCCACGGGGACGGGACGGACGCCCTCAAGCTCCACAACGCGCTGCTCCCCATGGCGGACGCGCTGTTCAGCGAGCCGGCGCCCGCCGTCCTCAAGGCGTGCCTGGCCGAGGTCGGGCTGATCGACGACCCGGCGGTGCGCGCTCCCCTTCGCGCACCGCGCCCCGAATCGGTCGCCGCCGCAATGGCGGCCTTCCAAGCCCTACAAGCCCTCTAG
- a CDS encoding BldC family transcriptional regulator yields MESTSERLLTPGEVAALFRVDPKTVTRWAAAGRISSIRTPGGHRRFRESEVHALLRGEEPVAEHSAR; encoded by the coding sequence GTGGAGAGCACGAGCGAGCGCCTGCTGACCCCAGGGGAGGTCGCCGCCCTCTTCCGGGTCGACCCGAAGACGGTCACCCGGTGGGCCGCCGCGGGCCGTATCAGCAGCATCCGCACTCCGGGGGGCCACCGGCGCTTCCGCGAGTCCGAGGTGCACGCGCTGCTGCGCGGCGAGGAGCCCGTCGCCGAGCATTCGGCCCGCTGA
- a CDS encoding EamA family transporter gives MRSRHVLLATVIAALWGFNFVPIKVALDDFPPLLLAALRFTAAALPAVFFVRRPPVAARWFVLIGVPLGVGQFGLLFLGMNMGMPAGLASVVLQVQAIFTALFAGVLLGERVGARQVAGMVVAFGGVALLGAAQAEGGSPVGAFLVCLGGAAGWGLANVGMRRMNQVTKEPVDAFGFMVWMSLVPPLPLLALSLIFEGPGALPDSAGHLSVAGVASLAFIAYVATLFGFGAWGWLMRRYEAGTVAMYSLLVPPFGLVSAAFLLDERMTAVQLAGAALIIAGVAAGTVRLRWPRAALRRLRPRTHEVS, from the coding sequence ATGAGATCGCGCCACGTCCTGCTGGCCACCGTGATCGCGGCGCTGTGGGGGTTCAACTTCGTTCCGATCAAGGTAGCGCTGGACGACTTCCCGCCGCTGCTGCTGGCCGCCCTGCGGTTCACCGCCGCCGCGCTGCCCGCGGTGTTCTTCGTCCGCCGGCCGCCGGTGGCCGCGCGCTGGTTCGTGCTGATCGGCGTGCCGCTCGGCGTCGGCCAGTTCGGGCTGCTGTTCCTCGGCATGAACATGGGCATGCCGGCGGGGCTCGCGTCGGTCGTCCTCCAGGTGCAGGCGATCTTCACGGCGCTGTTCGCGGGCGTGCTGCTGGGCGAGCGGGTCGGCGCCCGCCAGGTCGCGGGCATGGTCGTGGCGTTCGGCGGCGTCGCGCTGCTCGGCGCGGCGCAGGCGGAGGGCGGCTCCCCGGTGGGGGCGTTCCTGGTCTGCCTCGGCGGCGCGGCCGGCTGGGGCCTGGCGAACGTCGGGATGCGGCGGATGAACCAGGTCACGAAGGAGCCGGTGGACGCGTTCGGATTCATGGTGTGGATGTCGCTCGTGCCGCCCCTGCCGCTGCTCGCGCTGTCGCTGATCTTCGAGGGGCCGGGGGCGCTGCCGGACTCCGCCGGGCACCTGTCGGTCGCCGGGGTCGCCTCGCTCGCGTTCATCGCCTACGTCGCCACGCTGTTCGGATTCGGCGCGTGGGGCTGGCTGATGCGCCGGTACGAGGCGGGGACGGTCGCCATGTACTCGCTGCTCGTCCCGCCGTTCGGGCTGGTGTCGGCGGCGTTCCTGCTGGACGAGCGGATGACGGCGGTGCAGCTCGCCGGCGCCGCGCTGATCATCGCGGGGGTCGCGGCCGGGACCGTCCGGCTGCGGTGGCCCCGCGCGGCCCTCCGCAGGCTCAGGCCACGGACCCATGAGGTGAGCTGA
- a CDS encoding histidine phosphatase family protein, with translation MTDTTIVHLLRHGEVHNPEGILYGRLPGYRLSEDGALMAKAAAKWFTDRDVTALFSSPMQRALETAAPLADAMDLPVTVDDRLIEADNHFEGLTFGAGAGSLRRPEHWRHLVNPVKPSWGEPYKQLAARMRAAVIRAREAARGHEAVCVSHQLPIWILRLHAEHRRLWHHPGRRECGLASLTSLTFQGSRLVEVAYCEPAAGIAKGPSVAGA, from the coding sequence ATGACTGACACGACGATCGTTCACCTGCTTCGGCACGGTGAGGTGCACAACCCCGAGGGCATCCTGTACGGGCGGCTGCCCGGGTACCGGTTGAGCGAGGACGGCGCCCTCATGGCGAAGGCCGCCGCCAAATGGTTCACCGACCGGGACGTGACCGCGCTGTTCTCCTCGCCGATGCAGCGGGCGCTGGAGACCGCCGCGCCCCTCGCGGACGCGATGGACCTGCCCGTCACCGTGGACGACCGTCTGATCGAGGCCGACAACCACTTCGAGGGGCTGACGTTCGGGGCCGGGGCCGGCTCGCTGCGCCGTCCCGAGCACTGGCGCCACCTGGTCAACCCGGTCAAGCCGTCCTGGGGCGAGCCGTACAAGCAGCTCGCCGCCCGGATGCGCGCCGCCGTGATCAGGGCGCGGGAGGCGGCGCGCGGGCACGAGGCCGTGTGCGTCAGCCACCAGTTGCCGATCTGGATCCTGCGGCTGCACGCCGAGCACCGCCGGCTGTGGCACCACCCGGGTCGCCGCGAGTGCGGCCTGGCCAGCCTGACGAGCCTGACGTTCCAGGGCAGCCGGCTGGTGGAGGTCGCCTACTGCGAGCCCGCCGCCGGCATCGCGAAGGGCCCCAGTGTCGCGGGTGCCTGA
- a CDS encoding LysR family transcriptional regulator, translated as MLDLERLRALHSVATYGSVSAAADVLHVTTSAVSQQLAKLERETGQKLLERNGRGVRLTDAAELLVAHAERILSLVEQAQADLEAHRGSVVGQLTLAAFPTAVRGLVPSALRALRADHPDLRVLLREEDPMRSMPLVSRGDLDMAVVQDWNNEPLPLPEGLRKGVICDDVADVALPGDHPLAGRDTIDLGELAGDPWISSVPDSICCDWLLRTLRAAGNEPRIDHMAYEFATQLSLVAAGLGCVILPRLGRCDVPPGVAIVPLAAPLSRRVYAVWREEAARRPAIRAAVTALRAAVPADVPSAAPLDAPNGVPAPF; from the coding sequence ATGCTTGATCTGGAACGGCTGCGCGCCCTCCATTCGGTCGCGACCTACGGCTCGGTCAGCGCCGCCGCCGACGTGCTGCACGTCACCACCTCGGCGGTGTCCCAGCAGCTCGCGAAGCTGGAGCGGGAGACCGGGCAGAAGCTCCTGGAGCGCAACGGCCGCGGCGTCCGGCTGACCGACGCCGCCGAGCTGCTCGTCGCGCACGCCGAGCGGATCCTGTCCCTCGTCGAGCAGGCGCAGGCCGACCTGGAGGCGCACCGCGGCTCCGTCGTCGGCCAGCTCACCCTCGCCGCGTTCCCCACCGCCGTGCGCGGGCTCGTGCCGAGCGCGCTGCGCGCCCTCCGCGCCGACCACCCCGACCTGCGCGTCCTGCTCCGCGAGGAGGACCCGATGCGCAGCATGCCGCTGGTCTCCCGGGGCGACCTCGACATGGCCGTCGTCCAGGACTGGAACAACGAGCCGCTGCCGCTGCCCGAGGGCCTGCGCAAGGGCGTCATCTGCGACGACGTCGCGGACGTGGCGCTGCCCGGCGACCACCCCCTCGCCGGGCGCGACACGATCGACCTCGGCGAGCTGGCCGGCGACCCCTGGATCAGCTCCGTGCCGGACAGCATCTGCTGCGACTGGCTGCTGCGCACGCTCCGCGCCGCCGGCAACGAGCCCCGCATCGACCACATGGCCTACGAGTTCGCGACGCAGCTGTCCCTGGTCGCCGCCGGGCTCGGCTGCGTGATCCTGCCGCGCCTCGGCCGCTGCGACGTCCCGCCGGGCGTCGCGATCGTGCCGCTGGCGGCCCCGCTGTCGCGCCGCGTGTACGCGGTGTGGCGGGAGGAGGCGGCCCGCCGCCCGGCGATCCGCGCCGCCGTCACCGCCCTGCGCGCGGCCGTCCCGGCCGACGTGCCCTCTGCTGCTCCCTTGGACGCCCCCAACGGCGTTCCCGCCCCGTTCTGA
- a CDS encoding cytochrome c biogenesis protein ResB, with amino-acid sequence MTDTKHDLKDDPRESGDAGESGTEAPAARQAPAEVPRPKGIGPLGWLRWGWRQLTTMRTALILLFLVALGAVPGSILPQRGQAPEKVVAYLDEHKTLGPWLDKFSMFDVFAAPWFAAIYILLFVSLAGCVLPRAVKHYKSMRARPPAAPRNLGRLPQSAEYETDASPEEVLAEARTALRGRRFRVDESTGAVAAEKGYLGESGNLLFHLALLALLFALGLGNLLGYRGNVLLTEGKTFANSLGLYDQFEPGRAFTTGELAPFTMTLDDFKATYETEGGKRGLATDFNAKIRYRESPDAAEKPYDLKINHPLKVGGAKVYLLGHGYAPVFTVRDAKGNVAFQDTVPFLEMESRNLTSEGVIKAPDAQPDQLAFYAILWPTAVASEDGKQIVSAFPAPLRPVVTITAFKGDIGLDSGTPQSVYKLEGIGKTLQPVKDGQKLLEPGETFKLPNGAGSITFDGLKEWTSLSVNRDPGRIPALVASILAVLGVATSFMVRRRRVWVRASAGKGGRTVVEVGGLTLGNPTSEFDDIVTALRGPADGPAPEPESDQHEPESGESEPDEPEPDEPGPDPDADQESGSAPEPKE; translated from the coding sequence ATGACTGACACCAAGCACGACCTCAAGGACGACCCCCGGGAGTCCGGCGACGCCGGGGAGTCCGGCACCGAGGCGCCCGCCGCGCGGCAGGCGCCGGCGGAGGTGCCGCGCCCGAAGGGCATCGGCCCGCTCGGCTGGCTGCGGTGGGGCTGGCGGCAGCTCACCACCATGCGCACGGCGCTGATCCTGCTGTTCCTGGTGGCGCTCGGCGCGGTGCCCGGGTCGATCCTGCCGCAGCGGGGCCAGGCGCCGGAGAAGGTCGTCGCCTACCTGGACGAGCACAAGACGCTCGGCCCGTGGCTCGACAAGTTCTCCATGTTCGACGTGTTCGCCGCGCCCTGGTTCGCGGCGATCTACATCCTGCTGTTCGTGTCGCTGGCGGGCTGCGTGCTGCCCCGCGCCGTCAAGCACTACAAGTCGATGCGGGCCCGGCCGCCCGCGGCGCCCCGCAACCTCGGGCGGCTGCCGCAGTCGGCGGAGTACGAGACGGACGCCTCCCCGGAGGAGGTGCTCGCCGAGGCGCGCACGGCGCTGCGCGGGCGCCGGTTCCGGGTGGACGAGTCGACCGGCGCCGTCGCCGCCGAGAAGGGCTACCTGGGCGAGTCCGGCAACCTGCTGTTCCACCTGGCGCTGCTCGCGCTGCTGTTCGCGCTCGGCCTCGGCAACCTGCTCGGCTACCGGGGGAACGTGCTGCTCACCGAGGGCAAGACGTTCGCGAACTCGCTCGGCCTGTACGACCAGTTCGAGCCGGGGCGCGCGTTCACCACCGGCGAGCTGGCCCCCTTCACGATGACGCTGGACGACTTCAAGGCCACCTACGAGACCGAGGGCGGCAAGCGCGGCCTCGCGACCGACTTCAACGCGAAGATCCGGTACCGGGAGAGCCCGGACGCCGCGGAGAAGCCGTACGACCTGAAGATCAACCATCCGCTGAAGGTCGGCGGCGCGAAGGTGTACCTGCTCGGCCACGGCTACGCGCCCGTGTTCACCGTTCGGGACGCGAAGGGCAATGTCGCCTTCCAGGACACGGTGCCGTTCCTGGAGATGGAGTCGCGCAACCTGACGTCCGAGGGCGTCATCAAGGCCCCCGACGCGCAGCCCGACCAGCTCGCCTTCTACGCGATCCTGTGGCCGACGGCGGTCGCCAGCGAGGACGGCAAGCAGATCGTGTCGGCGTTCCCGGCGCCGCTGCGCCCGGTCGTCACGATCACCGCGTTCAAGGGCGACATCGGCCTGGACTCCGGCACCCCCCAGTCGGTCTACAAGCTGGAGGGCATCGGCAAGACGCTGCAGCCGGTCAAGGACGGCCAGAAGCTGCTGGAGCCGGGGGAGACGTTCAAGCTCCCGAACGGGGCCGGCTCGATCACCTTCGACGGGCTCAAGGAGTGGACGAGCCTGTCGGTCAACCGCGACCCGGGCCGCATCCCGGCCCTGGTCGCGTCCATCCTCGCGGTGCTGGGCGTGGCGACCTCCTTCATGGTCCGGCGGCGCAGGGTGTGGGTCCGTGCGAGCGCCGGGAAGGGCGGGCGTACGGTGGTGGAGGTCGGCGGTCTCACGCTGGGGAACCCGACCTCGGAGTTCGACGACATCGTGACCGCGCTGCGCGGTCCGGCGGACGGGCCCGCCCCCGAGCCCGAGTCCGACCAGCACGAGCCCGAGTCAGGCGAGTCCGAGCCGGACGAGCCCGAGCCGGACGAGCCCGGCCCCGACCCCGACGCCGATCAGGAATCCGGGTCGGCGCCCGAACCGAAGGAGTGA
- a CDS encoding serine/threonine-protein kinase: MEGEWRGGEWRVGGYTEVRELGAGAQGRVVLARHDASGTPVAIKYLAARADEADRERLRHEALMLGRANSPHVARLFRLVEGPDTAAIVMEAVDGVSLKEVLARHGALGPEAALAVLKGSLLGLAAAHAVGVVHRDYKPANVVVPADGRSRLVDFGIATPAGEEAGGAGTPYYMAPEQWSRHVATPRTDVYAATCVFVECVTGRRPYTGARAELMSAHLTGEIPVDAVPEALRPLVAQGMAKAPEERPAGAAAFVDDLERTAQAAYGRDWEARGVHALSAGAVALAALFPLAAWLMPGAAGAASAASAAGAAAGTGAAAGASGVSGAGTASVAGKVAAGSAVKAFLGGGAGLTAAAVGTVAVVGAGAIAVQQVTKQDPAPRPTATARVAATVADVKPCVTRAPGAVITPSDGPAKVTLPVQVKMPKNAAVYRSGQGLMIGPAGARCEASVGANAGASSVGDFGTALVEQNWQGSLGGIRIQMCTYFPDSAQARREREQGNECSSILSTRQPLATGVPGYQAVLTRGPGTDDLPPSPAVKAELAVLSPRGVAWPITCTAPAAQSAICDAALFYWFTQRLEVAKVPKADLDRAAKAISEFVASTRI, from the coding sequence ATGGAAGGCGAGTGGCGGGGCGGCGAGTGGCGGGTCGGCGGGTACACCGAGGTGCGCGAGCTGGGCGCGGGCGCCCAGGGGCGGGTCGTGCTCGCCCGGCACGACGCGTCCGGCACCCCGGTGGCGATCAAGTATCTGGCGGCGCGGGCGGACGAGGCGGACCGCGAGCGGCTCCGCCATGAGGCGCTCATGCTCGGCCGCGCGAACAGCCCGCACGTGGCGCGGCTCTTCCGGCTCGTCGAGGGGCCGGACACCGCCGCGATCGTGATGGAGGCCGTGGACGGCGTCTCCCTCAAGGAGGTGCTGGCCCGGCACGGCGCGCTCGGCCCGGAGGCGGCGCTGGCCGTCCTCAAGGGCTCGCTGCTGGGGCTGGCCGCCGCGCACGCGGTCGGCGTCGTCCACCGCGACTACAAGCCCGCGAACGTCGTCGTCCCGGCGGACGGGCGGAGCCGCCTCGTCGACTTCGGCATCGCCACGCCGGCCGGGGAGGAGGCGGGCGGCGCCGGGACCCCGTACTACATGGCGCCGGAGCAGTGGAGCAGGCACGTCGCCACGCCCAGGACCGACGTGTACGCCGCGACCTGCGTCTTCGTGGAGTGCGTGACCGGGCGGCGGCCCTACACCGGTGCCCGCGCCGAACTGATGAGCGCCCACCTCACCGGCGAGATCCCCGTCGACGCGGTGCCCGAGGCGCTGCGGCCGCTCGTCGCGCAGGGCATGGCCAAGGCGCCGGAGGAGCGTCCAGCTGGCGCCGCCGCGTTCGTGGACGACCTGGAGCGCACCGCCCAGGCCGCCTACGGCCGGGACTGGGAGGCCCGGGGCGTGCACGCCCTGTCCGCGGGCGCCGTCGCGCTCGCCGCGCTGTTCCCGCTCGCCGCCTGGCTGATGCCGGGCGCCGCGGGCGCGGCATCAGCCGCCAGCGCCGCCGGAGCCGCCGCGGGGACGGGCGCCGCCGCCGGCGCCTCCGGGGTGTCCGGGGCCGGGACCGCCTCGGTCGCCGGGAAGGTCGCCGCGGGCTCGGCCGTCAAGGCGTTCCTCGGCGGCGGCGCGGGCCTCACCGCCGCCGCGGTCGGCACGGTCGCGGTCGTCGGGGCGGGCGCCATCGCCGTCCAGCAGGTGACGAAGCAGGACCCCGCGCCGCGCCCCACGGCGACCGCCCGGGTGGCGGCCACCGTCGCGGACGTCAAGCCGTGCGTCACGCGGGCGCCGGGCGCGGTGATCACGCCGTCCGACGGGCCCGCGAAGGTGACGCTGCCCGTGCAGGTCAAGATGCCGAAGAACGCCGCCGTGTACCGCTCCGGGCAGGGGCTGATGATCGGCCCGGCGGGCGCGCGGTGCGAGGCGTCGGTCGGCGCGAACGCGGGCGCCAGCTCCGTCGGCGACTTCGGGACGGCGCTCGTCGAGCAGAACTGGCAGGGCTCGCTCGGCGGCATCCGGATCCAGATGTGCACGTACTTCCCGGACTCCGCCCAGGCGCGGCGCGAACGCGAGCAGGGCAACGAGTGCTCGTCCATCCTGTCGACGCGGCAGCCCCTGGCGACCGGCGTCCCCGGCTACCAGGCGGTGCTCACCCGCGGCCCCGGCACCGATGACCTTCCGCCGTCGCCCGCCGTGAAGGCCGAGCTGGCCGTCCTGTCACCGCGCGGCGTCGCCTGGCCGATCACCTGCACGGCCCCGGCCGCCCAGTCCGCCATCTGCGACGCCGCGCTCTTCTACTGGTTCACCCAGCGGCTGGAGGTCGCCAAGGTCCCGAAGGCCGACCTCGACCGCGCCGCCAAGGCCATCTCCGAGTTCGTCGCCTCCACCCGCATCTGA